The region AGGAGAGACAGCTAGAAGAGGATGTCCCTCAGGAGAGACAGCTAGAAGAGGATGTCCCTCAGGAGAGACAGCTAGAAGAGGATAGCgatctctccctcccactacaAAATATACGTTGTGGACAGAATCAAGACATTAAAACGGAATTAAATAATAttcctaaatgtattgaacttagtaacTTAGTATCAACTAAACTTATTCAACTTATTAGGAAATGATGTTAATCATGAGAAATTaacaaaatgcatcagtgatttgtATTTTCCTGCAGCTTTTCTGAAACGGCACAGGACaacccatctgtgtgtgtgtgtgtgtctactttgtgtagccgttagcgacGATGCTAATGATAACATTCTTCTGGTAGAGCTGGAAAGGcattcccaaaaaccttctcaattaaatgttaactacaaaatAGCCTAtgcttacctggcagaatgatatcattatTATTTGTATCAATCAAGGAggccattttttgttgttgcaaactCTACAaatcacatgagcgctacagAAACATCACCAATCAAACGGGAGAAAGAGACCGACCGGGAGAAAGAGACCGACCGGGAGAAAGAGACCGACCGGGAGAAAGAGACCGACCGGGAGAAAGAGACCGACCGGGAGAAAGAGACCGACCGGGAGAAAGAGACCGACCGGGAGAAAGAGACCGaccgggagaaagagacagaccgggagaaagagacagaccggGAGAAAGAGACCGACCGGGAGAAAGAGACCGACCGGGAGAAAGAGACCGACCGGGAGAAAGAGACCGACCGGGAGAAAGAGACCGACCGGGAGAAAGAGACCGACCGGGAGAAAGAGACCGACCGGGAGAAAGAGACCGACCGGGAGAAAGAGACCGACCGGGAGAAAGAGACCGACCGGGAGAAAGAGACCGaccgggagaaagagacagaccggGAGAAAGAGATCGACCTGGCTTTCCCTTCCCCCCGGTCGGTCTCTTTCTCCCGGTCGGTCTCCCGctcactctgtccctccctctgtcgCCACTCTCCCACTGgacccagacagacagcagacctctcctcctcctctctgtcacaGTCTGCTCCCCAGCCTAGTCAAAGTAGCTGCTCATCCCTACAGGCCTGAGGGATTACTTTCACTATCAGAGACAGAGATTCTCCCAGAACAGCAAGGACAAAAACTCAGGGATTCAATGGGTCCAAGATTCCCTTCTAACTAAACCCTCCCTTAATTAATAATACTGTAGTTCTATGTGTGTTTATTATGTAACAATGCAGCTGCTGTGCCACTAACTGTAACAAGTCTATTTTCATTCTAGATAGTTATTCCTCCAACAAACACCTTGTGTATCCACAAAACATCTCTCTACTCGACTGCATTCAATATAGCAAAGGCCTAGTCGTGCTTAGAGAGAAAGCTCACAGTTTCTATCAAATGGTAGGCTTATAGGCTTCCTTGCGCTCTGTCCTCTGGCAACAGCCTGACTCGTACTGGCACACGCACTTGACGTGTACACAGAGGTACATGTGGGTCGCGCTCCCCGACTCTCCCCGGGGTTCGCGCTCCCCGACTCTCCCCGGGGTTCGCGCTCCCCGACTCTCCCCGGGGTTCGCGCTCCCCGACTCTCCCCGGGGTTCGCGCTCCCCGACTCTCCCCGGGGTTCGCGCTCCCCGACTCTCCCCGGGGTTCGCGCTCCCCGACTCTCCCCGGGGTTCGCGCTCCCCGACTCTCCCCGGGGTCGCTCTCCAGCATCATATGCGCCTTGAGTATTTTTTTTACGTTAAATTATTATTCGTTTTTTTCTCGCGTAGCATTAATTAAGCATCGGCACAATATAACGGAACCACTGTAGTCACTCCGTCACATTTAAGACCTGGAAAACTGAATGAAAGACATTTTGAGAGTAAGGACCAACGGACATCCtgaaaacagagaacaccatcgtgagagtctcatctttccatagagtttATAGACCAAACGGTTGGGACGCTACAAACGTTTTCATGAGAAAACCAATATTTCTGGATGTCTCGTGtcttgacaaacaccgctgtagctcggccagTTAGTGAACTACCGCAGCGTGGCCAGTTAGTGACAACCAGGGTGAACTACCGCAGCATGGCCAGTTACTGACAACCAGGGTGAACTACTGCAGCATGGCCAGTTACTGACAACCTGGGTGAACTACCGCAGCGTGGCCAGTTAGTGACAACCAGGGTGAACTACCGCAGCATGGCCAGTTACTGACAACCTGGGTGAACTACCGCAGCGTGGCCAGTTAGTGACAACCAGGGTGAACTACCGCAGCGTGGCCAGTTACTGACAACCAGGGTGAACTACCGCAGCGTGGCCAGTTACTGACAACCAGGGTGAACTACCGCAGCGTGGCCAGTTAGTGACAACCAGGGTGAACTACCGCAGCGTGGCCAGTTACTGACAACCAGGGTGAACTACCGCAGCGTGGCCAGTTACTGACAACCAGGGTGAACTACCGCAGCGTGGCCAGTTACTGACAACCAGGGTGAACTACCGCAGCGTGGCCAGTTACTGACAACCAGGGTGAACTACCGCAGCGTGGCCAGTTACTGACAACCAGGGTGAACTACCGCAGCGTGGCCAGTTACTGACAACCAGGGTAAACTACCGCAGCGTGGCCAGTTACTGACAACCTGGGTAAACTACCGCAGTGTGGCCAGGAACGAGAGCGTTTCATTCATTTTCACCTGATCTTGTGTCTGTGTAATGTCCAATCACAGACAGGAGGACTTTATGTATACTAACACTAACTTACATCCTATAATAACCACTCACTCACCTGCACAAGCATTGAGGAACAGCCAGTCAGTTTTCCTCATCCTGTTCTTAATCTGTTTGGTCTTCTTGAAGTCAATGTTCTCCGGATGGTGATGCTGCTCCTCTCCGCTGCCCATTGCCCCGGCCGCCAGCTCAATCCTCTGGAAGTCCATCTTTACCTCCGCCTCCCTCTTAGAGGTGGGTGGAGAGGTCATCCtcagtccctgtccctgtctcccgCTCAGCCCCCTACTGcagctccctccactccctctccacCTGGCCCCATCTCTGTCCTGTTCATTGATGTTTGAGGATGTGGAGGAAGGAGCCTCCTCGGActgcccagccagctctataggaATAGCCTCCCGGTTGTTAGGTTGAGGTTGGGGGTGGTCGCAGACGATGCACTTCCGGGTCTTGGGATAGTTCTGGTAAGTACAGGCAGTGCAAGTCCAGTGCTGgctactgctgctaccaccaccaccacctcgggTGTTGAGTCTGTTGAGTCTGTTTCGGTCGTTGTACTCCTCTGTACATGGGTCCATGGGGGGAGGGGCTGGGCGGTAGCCCACGTTGGTGCCTGACGTCTGGGGGGCCTCTGTGGGACTGCAGGGGGTCCTCTGGTGGCGCTGACACAGACACTGGGTACAGCGAATGGCACGAGGCCAGTTCAGGTAGGTGCACATGTGACAGGACCACTTGGAGCTATTCTCAGTCACGCTGGGAGGCTTGACACGGGGCCTGGCACTGGAATCTGGGTAGATCAGGAGGCTACCGCAGCTTCCCTCGGGGCTTGGAGGGTCCTGCCAATCACAACCAGGCTCCATAGTAACACTGCTGGGGCTGCTGCTATTGTAGGTCTCCTTTGTGATTATGGGGCTGCTGGGACACTGTGCACGACACATGGTGCACTTAACAGCGGACGGCCAGTTCTCATAGGTGCAGTAGTCGCAGGCCCACTTCACTCCCACCTCTGTCATCACGGATGAGGTAGAAGGAAAACGGTTCTGTTCCCGTTACCAAGGGGATCACTACGGCACTGGCTGCGGAGACAGAAATGCACAGAAATGTAAGAGCTACTTTAGCAAAACTGTTTGCATACAtacaaaaaagaaaagaaaatgggTAGATACATAACAAATGGGATAGGGTAACCCTTTAGCTGAACAGACAATAAGATAAGTATTTGGAAAGACGACACATTTATCTGCATTTCATTCCGTTTTTTTTATTAAGCTTACCGAGGACAATTTCATGTTCCGTACACTCCCAACTCAGGAaatactagctagctagtagctaaggGGCCCCACCACAGAGTTGAGTACCTTGAGTAAACACTGTACTTTGCCAAGCAACTCAACCCCCTCCTCCTCAAGCCCCGTTCATTGACGTTAGCTAGCGCGAAATGCTAACTAGTTCGCTTTTGTTATGGAGGCACCACCTGTCGGGGTTTCAAACCGACagccatgtttttttgtttttaccgTCTGTGTCGGGGTGAAATATTGAAATAACCCCCTCCAACGTCCCGTTTTTAAAAAGGATATTGTTCGAAGTTAACTAACTAGTTAGCTACgcttgctagttagctaacggttagcttgctagctagctttgcCTGTTTGCCAATCGATCAACTGTTaatattagctaacgttagctactagctagctaatccTATTATACTCAATAATGAAAAACATTGTCTTTGTCATCGATCATTGTCATTAGCTACTAAAactatagctaactagctacctaaCTAACTCATTGATGAATTGTATCTTTCCCTGTGTACTTTTCCTCTTTGGTCCAGAACCATAATAACAAACCTGAATCGCGcagtcctgcctcctcttccttctATCAAGCCTTCCTAGTCCGTTCTTCCAGTGGATTTCTTTACCCCCTTTTCTCTCACATGTTTTTCTTTGACCACTGTAAACTCtataggggggagacagggaaAAAAAGGGGGGGGACTGTGTTATAGTGTAAAGCTCCTTTCCGCTTCGGGTCTTTATATCATGTTGTCAATCCCCCGGACTCCATGGTTAGTAGTGATGAATCGTTCGCGAACAACAACGATCGGTTCTTTTTTTTTTGAACAGGTCTTTTTGATGAACGTCGGGAACCGAATTGCATTTGTGAAAGAGCGGTTCATTTGACTCTCTCGTTTGCTTACTGTTACGACTGTTTCGGTGGCCTTTTTTTTGTTGTTCCAGACGATTTAAACTGCAGATAAATTATACACAAAAAAAGTATCTGAAGATAGTAATTCCTCACCGCAAGAACAATCGTTTGTGATGATACTCATTCTGTTCCacaccacatttttttgcagtgctTTTTAATTTGTTTCTCCATTTCTTTTGCAGGACATCTAATCATTTGGTCAGGTGAAATGTATTTGAAGTCATATGTCACGATCTGACATGATGTCAGGCAACTTTTTAGGCTTTACATTAGAGATTTGCAATGATTTTTTTCACGGTTTTAGGTAGCTTCGTTTTTAAACACTAGGCCTACTGAACGTAGTGCCGTTTATGAGCTAAATGAACGGCTATTTTAGCTGAACTTAGCCAAATGAACCGGACCTCCGAAAAGTCCcgaggtaatgtggctcagttggtagtgcatggtgtttgcaacgccagggttgtgtgttcgattcccacggggggaaaaaaatacaaaataatggaagtatatatatatatatatatatatactcactactgtaagttgctctggaaaaGAGCTAACTGACGTAAATGTATCAAATGTAGAAGAGAGAGGACGCGAGCATAAAGCAATTGAGGTACTCCCCTTGCGTCATTTCTCCTCAAAAACCATTGGATGAGAAGCTCAGagttcatgacaaaaaaatcGCCGGTGTTTTTATTGCCGGCGACGAAGATTGAAGGGACAACATTGTAATCTGACTGAAGGAGTAGTACCACAGATACTTTTGAATATATATTTTGAATATTGTGACGATAAACCCAGGGTTGTCACAATATGTTTTTCACCTTTCCCCCAGTCCCCATTCTGCGTTAAAATGTTTCAATTTTCACCCCACCCAGAAGGTGGCGGCAATACACCTTTTTTGGTTGCAGTCAGACAGAGATGCAGAAGATTGAGGGGGGGCAAAgattatatattatattgatAAGATAGTtaagtgaccgctctaacaatggaaatacatgtcctcaaagagggaaggcgagatcaggtgggacgattctagcc is a window of Salmo salar chromosome ssa18, Ssal_v3.1, whole genome shotgun sequence DNA encoding:
- the LOC106595706 gene encoding ubiquitin thioesterase ZRANB1 isoform X2; the protein is MTEVGVKWACDYCTYENWPSAVKCTMCRAQCPSSPIITKETYNSSSPSSVTMEPGCDWQDPPSPEGSCGSLLIYPDSSARPRVKPPSVTENSSKWSCHMCTYLNWPRAIRCTQCLCQRHQRTPCSPTEAPQTSGTNVGYRPAPPPMDPCTEEYNDRNRLNRLNTRGGGGGSSSSQHWTCTACTYQNYPKTRKCIVCDHPQPQPNNREAIPIELAGQSEEAPSSTSSNINEQDRDGARWRGSGGSCSRGLSGRQGQGLRMTSPPTSKREAEVKMDFQRIELAAGAMGSGEEQHHHPENIDFKKTKQIKNRMRKTDWLFLNACAGVVEGNMAAVEAYKSSGGDIARQMTSDEVRLLNRATAFNDGFTLVHLAIRFQRQDMLAILLTEVSQQAAKCIPAMVCGELTEQIRREIAASLHQRKGDFNCYFLSDLVTFTLPADIEDLPTAVQEKLFDEVLDRDVQKELEEESPIINWSLELGTRLDSRLYALWNRTQGDCLLDSVLQATWGIYDKDSVLRKTLHDSLHDCSHWFYTRWKEWESWYSQSFGLHFSLREEQWQEDWAFILSLASQPGASLEQTHIFVLAHILRRPIIVYGVKYYKSFRGETLGYTRFQDG